Proteins from a single region of Thermotoga maritima MSB8:
- the pfp gene encoding diphosphate--fructose-6-phosphate 1-phosphotransferase produces MAERLGILVGGGPAPGINSVISSVTIEAINNGLEVIGIYDGFKHLVEGKTNMVKKLSIEDVSRIHIEGGSILRTSRVNPAKSEETLEKTVQTLKKLGIKYLVTIGGDDTAFSASKVCERSKGEIKVVHVPKTIDNDLPLPENMPTFGFETARHVATELVYNLMQDSRTTNRWYFVAMMGREAGHLALGVGKAASATITIIPEEFKEGVTLEEVCDVLDGAILKRKLMGRDDGVAVIGEGIAEKMDPEELANIPGVIVEKDPHGHLRLAEIPLATILKRAIERRYAERGERIHIVDVTIGYELRSARPIPFDIVYTRTLGYGAVRFLLGDYSDLPGGMVCVVGGRIKILPFDAFMDPKTGRTKVRVVDVRSEDYRVARKYMIRLEKKDLEDPETLEKLAKLAKMEPEEFKKKYWHTTELP; encoded by the coding sequence GTGGCTGAAAGATTGGGGATACTCGTTGGTGGAGGGCCGGCACCTGGAATCAACAGTGTGATAAGTTCTGTTACCATCGAAGCTATAAACAACGGACTCGAAGTGATCGGAATATACGATGGATTCAAACACCTCGTAGAGGGAAAAACGAATATGGTGAAAAAACTTTCCATCGAAGATGTCTCCAGAATCCACATCGAAGGTGGATCCATTCTCAGAACCTCGAGGGTGAATCCTGCCAAATCCGAAGAAACCCTCGAGAAGACAGTTCAGACTCTCAAAAAGCTCGGGATAAAGTATCTTGTTACTATCGGCGGGGACGACACCGCGTTCTCCGCGAGCAAAGTGTGTGAAAGATCGAAGGGCGAAATAAAGGTGGTCCACGTTCCAAAGACTATAGACAACGATCTCCCTCTTCCGGAGAACATGCCCACGTTCGGTTTCGAAACAGCTCGTCACGTAGCCACAGAGCTCGTCTACAATCTCATGCAAGACTCAAGAACAACGAACAGGTGGTACTTTGTGGCCATGATGGGAAGAGAAGCCGGGCACCTCGCTCTCGGCGTTGGAAAAGCGGCGAGTGCAACGATCACGATCATTCCTGAAGAGTTCAAAGAGGGAGTGACGCTCGAAGAAGTGTGCGACGTTCTTGATGGAGCGATTCTCAAGAGAAAACTCATGGGAAGAGACGATGGAGTGGCGGTCATAGGTGAAGGTATCGCAGAAAAGATGGATCCTGAAGAACTCGCCAACATTCCCGGTGTGATAGTCGAAAAAGACCCACACGGACACCTGAGACTTGCAGAGATCCCGCTCGCCACCATTCTGAAACGGGCGATCGAGAGGAGATACGCTGAAAGAGGTGAAAGAATCCACATCGTCGATGTCACAATAGGATACGAACTCAGAAGCGCACGCCCTATACCTTTCGACATAGTATACACCAGAACACTCGGTTACGGTGCAGTGAGATTTCTCCTTGGAGACTATTCCGATCTCCCTGGCGGGATGGTGTGCGTGGTTGGTGGCAGAATCAAGATTCTTCCCTTCGACGCTTTCATGGATCCAAAGACCGGAAGGACAAAGGTGAGAGTGGTGGATGTTCGATCGGAAGATTACAGAGTAGCAAGAAAATACATGATAAGGCTGGAAAAGAAAGATCTCGAAGATCCCGAAACTCTCGAAAAACTAGCAAAGCTCGCAAAGATGGAACCTGAAGAATTCAAAAAGAAATACTGGCATACGACAGAGCTTCCATAA
- a CDS encoding citrate synthase/methylcitrate synthase, whose translation MIQKGLEGVKICESSICYLDGINGRLYYRGIPVEELAEKSTFEETAYFLWYGKLPTKSELEEFKRKMADYRELPAEALGILYHLPKNLHYIDVLKIFLSIHGSMDGNDEDLREKAIRVASVFPTILAYYYRYSKGKELIRPRKDLSHVENFYYMMFGERNEKIRLLESAFILLMEQDINASTFAALVIASTLSDLYSCIVGALGALKGPLHGGASEKVPPMLEEIGSEDRVEEFVQKCLKEKRKIMGFGHRVYKTYDPRAVFLKRVLQEHFPDSKLFRIASKLEEYIVSNKIKNIYPNVDLYSSVLFEELGFPRNMFTALFATARVVGWTAHVIEYVSDNKLIRPTSEYVGPMDVEYIPIERRDENG comes from the coding sequence TTGATACAAAAGGGACTGGAAGGCGTCAAAATATGTGAAAGTTCGATATGCTATCTGGATGGCATCAACGGAAGGCTCTACTACCGAGGAATACCGGTTGAGGAACTCGCGGAAAAATCGACCTTCGAAGAAACGGCCTACTTTCTCTGGTACGGAAAGCTTCCCACAAAGAGTGAGCTTGAAGAATTCAAAAGGAAAATGGCAGATTACAGAGAGCTTCCTGCAGAAGCCCTTGGAATTCTTTACCATCTTCCGAAAAACCTTCATTACATTGATGTTTTGAAGATATTCCTTTCTATTCACGGTTCCATGGATGGGAACGATGAGGATCTCAGAGAAAAAGCCATCAGGGTTGCCAGCGTCTTTCCCACAATACTGGCGTATTACTACAGATACTCTAAAGGAAAAGAACTGATAAGGCCAAGAAAAGACTTATCACACGTTGAGAACTTCTACTACATGATGTTCGGAGAGAGAAACGAAAAGATCCGTCTTCTGGAATCTGCGTTCATTCTTCTCATGGAGCAGGATATAAACGCTTCCACCTTTGCCGCGCTCGTGATAGCCTCCACACTCTCCGATCTTTATTCCTGTATTGTAGGGGCTCTCGGTGCACTCAAGGGTCCTCTCCACGGTGGTGCAAGTGAAAAGGTTCCACCCATGCTGGAAGAGATCGGAAGCGAAGACAGGGTGGAAGAGTTCGTTCAAAAGTGTCTGAAAGAGAAAAGAAAGATCATGGGATTCGGGCATCGAGTTTACAAAACTTACGATCCGAGAGCGGTGTTTTTGAAGAGAGTCCTTCAGGAACACTTTCCAGATAGCAAACTGTTCAGAATCGCCAGCAAGCTGGAAGAATACATCGTTTCCAACAAGATCAAAAACATATACCCGAATGTGGATCTGTATTCGAGCGTTCTCTTCGAAGAACTCGGTTTTCCAAGGAACATGTTCACTGCCCTGTTTGCAACTGCGCGTGTTGTCGGATGGACCGCTCATGTGATCGAATACGTGAGTGACAACAAGCTGATCAGACCAACCAGTGAGTACGTGGGTCCTATGGATGTCGAATACATTCCTATCGAGCGGAGGGATGAGAATGGGTAA
- a CDS encoding 3-isopropylmalate dehydratase large subunit, producing the protein MGKTLAEKIFSEHVGRDVKAGEIVLARVDIAMAQDGTGPLMINEFRELGFKEVKVPKAFLFIDHASPSPRKELSNSQKMMREFGKEMGVKVFDAGDGISHQILAEKYVKPGDLVAGADSHTCTAGGLGAFGTGMGSTDVAIIFGLGQNWFKVPETIKVVVNGKLQDGVYAKDIILEIARILGSDGATYKALEFHGSCIENMNVEDRLTISNMAVEVGAKAGLMPSDEKTREFLKKMGREEDFRELKADPDAVYETEIEIDATTLEPLVSLPHYVDNVRKVSEVEKEKIKIDQVFIGTCTNGRLQDLEIALKILEKHGKHPDVRLIVGPASRKVYMDALEKGIIKKFVELGAAVIPPGCGPCVGIHMGVLGDGERVLSTQNRNFKGRMGNPNAEIYLASPATAAATAVTGYITDPRRFI; encoded by the coding sequence ATGGGTAAGACACTCGCAGAAAAGATCTTTTCTGAACATGTTGGAAGAGACGTGAAAGCCGGAGAAATCGTACTCGCGAGAGTGGATATAGCCATGGCCCAGGATGGAACAGGCCCTCTGATGATAAACGAATTCAGAGAACTCGGTTTCAAAGAAGTGAAGGTCCCGAAGGCCTTCCTCTTCATCGATCACGCTTCTCCGAGCCCGAGGAAAGAGCTTTCGAACTCGCAGAAGATGATGAGAGAATTTGGAAAAGAGATGGGAGTCAAGGTTTTCGATGCGGGAGACGGAATATCCCATCAAATCCTCGCGGAAAAATACGTGAAGCCCGGCGATCTGGTAGCGGGTGCGGATTCGCACACCTGCACTGCCGGTGGGCTCGGTGCTTTCGGAACAGGAATGGGTTCCACGGATGTTGCGATCATCTTCGGGCTTGGACAGAACTGGTTCAAAGTACCTGAGACGATCAAAGTTGTGGTGAACGGGAAGCTACAGGATGGAGTTTACGCGAAGGACATCATTCTCGAGATCGCGAGAATTCTGGGAAGCGACGGCGCAACTTACAAAGCGTTGGAGTTCCACGGAAGCTGTATCGAAAATATGAATGTGGAGGACAGACTCACCATCTCCAACATGGCGGTGGAAGTGGGAGCGAAAGCGGGTCTCATGCCCTCTGATGAGAAGACCAGAGAATTCCTGAAAAAGATGGGAAGAGAGGAGGACTTCAGAGAGTTGAAAGCAGATCCAGACGCGGTTTACGAGACAGAGATAGAGATAGATGCCACCACACTCGAACCACTCGTCTCTTTGCCTCACTATGTGGACAACGTGAGAAAGGTGAGCGAGGTTGAAAAGGAAAAGATAAAGATAGATCAAGTTTTCATAGGAACCTGTACGAACGGAAGACTCCAGGATCTTGAGATCGCTTTGAAGATTCTTGAGAAACACGGAAAGCATCCGGATGTGAGGCTGATCGTTGGTCCTGCTTCAAGGAAGGTCTACATGGACGCCCTTGAAAAGGGAATAATCAAGAAATTCGTTGAACTTGGAGCGGCAGTTATACCACCTGGCTGTGGCCCGTGTGTTGGAATTCACATGGGTGTTCTTGGAGACGGAGAGAGGGTACTTTCCACGCAGAACAGAAACTTCAAGGGAAGAATGGGGAATCCCAATGCGGAGATATACCTCGCTTCTCCTGCAACGGCGGCAGCCACCGCGGTAACTGGATACATCACAGATCCAAGAAGGTTCATTTGA
- a CDS encoding 3-isopropylmalate dehydratase small subunit, whose protein sequence is MIRGRVWKFGDNISTDHIAPGRYFHLRNNLEELAKHVLEDAMEDFAKKVQKGDIIVAGKNFGLGSSREHAARIIKIAGVSCIVAKSFARIFYRNAINVGLPVIELKEVDEINQGDELEIDLENGVLKNLTTGKEYRFTPIPKFLLEILKEDGIVNYLKKHGSFPKV, encoded by the coding sequence ATGATAAGGGGAAGAGTCTGGAAGTTCGGTGACAATATATCGACTGATCATATAGCGCCTGGAAGGTACTTTCATCTGAGGAACAATCTCGAGGAGCTCGCAAAACACGTCCTGGAAGATGCCATGGAGGATTTCGCGAAGAAGGTGCAGAAAGGTGACATCATCGTGGCTGGCAAGAACTTCGGACTTGGTTCTTCCAGAGAACACGCTGCGCGCATCATAAAGATCGCTGGTGTTTCCTGTATCGTGGCGAAGTCTTTCGCAAGGATCTTCTACCGAAACGCCATCAATGTGGGCCTTCCAGTCATAGAGCTCAAAGAAGTCGACGAGATCAACCAGGGAGACGAACTTGAGATAGATCTCGAAAACGGTGTTTTGAAGAACCTCACAACGGGAAAAGAATACAGATTCACTCCAATTCCGAAGTTTCTCCTCGAAATACTGAAAGAAGACGGTATAGTGAACTATCTGAAAAAACACGGTTCCTTCCCGAAGGTTTAG
- a CDS encoding glutamate-5-semialdehyde dehydrogenase, producing the protein MDELLEKAKKVREAWDVLRNATTREKNKAIKKIAEKLDERRKEILEANRIDVEKARERGVKESLVDRLALNDKRIDEMIKACETVIGLKDPVGEVIDSWVREDGLRIARVRVPIGPIGIIYESRPNVTVETTILALKSGNTILLRGGSDALNSNKAIVSAIREALKETEIPESSVEFIENTDRSLVLEMIRLREYLSLVIPRGGYGLISFVRDNATVPVLETGVGNCHIFVDESADLKKAVPVIINAKTQRPGTCNAAEKLLVHEKIAKEFLPVIVEELRKHGVEVRGCEKTREIVPDVVPATEDDWPTEYLDLIIAIKVVKNVDEAIEHIKKYSTGHSESILTENYSNAKKFVSEIDAAAVYVNASTRFTDGGQFGFGAEIGISTQRFHARGPVGLRELTTYKFVVLGEYHVRE; encoded by the coding sequence GTGGATGAACTCCTCGAGAAGGCGAAGAAGGTACGAGAGGCTTGGGATGTTCTGAGAAACGCTACGACGAGGGAAAAGAACAAAGCGATAAAGAAGATAGCCGAGAAACTCGATGAGAGGAGAAAAGAAATCCTCGAAGCGAACAGAATCGACGTGGAAAAGGCCCGCGAGCGGGGTGTGAAGGAGTCTCTCGTTGACAGACTCGCTCTGAACGATAAAAGAATCGATGAGATGATAAAAGCGTGTGAGACGGTGATTGGACTGAAAGATCCCGTGGGAGAAGTGATCGATTCTTGGGTGAGAGAAGACGGACTCAGAATAGCGAGAGTGAGGGTTCCCATCGGTCCGATAGGGATCATTTACGAATCCAGGCCGAACGTCACCGTGGAGACCACGATCTTGGCCTTGAAGAGCGGTAACACCATACTGCTCAGGGGCGGATCCGACGCTTTGAACTCGAACAAGGCGATAGTCTCAGCCATAAGGGAGGCGCTCAAAGAAACCGAGATTCCGGAAAGCTCCGTTGAGTTCATCGAGAACACCGACAGATCCCTCGTTCTTGAGATGATACGGCTCAGGGAATATCTCTCCCTTGTCATTCCACGTGGTGGATACGGCCTCATCAGCTTTGTGCGTGACAACGCGACCGTTCCGGTACTGGAAACAGGTGTTGGAAACTGTCACATCTTCGTCGATGAGAGCGCCGATCTGAAGAAGGCTGTTCCGGTCATAATAAACGCGAAGACACAAAGGCCTGGTACCTGTAACGCTGCAGAGAAACTGCTCGTTCATGAGAAGATAGCGAAGGAGTTTCTTCCTGTGATCGTGGAGGAGCTGAGAAAACACGGCGTCGAAGTGAGAGGCTGTGAAAAGACCAGAGAAATCGTGCCGGACGTGGTACCGGCTACTGAAGATGACTGGCCCACCGAGTATCTGGACCTCATCATCGCCATCAAAGTGGTCAAGAATGTGGACGAGGCGATTGAGCACATAAAGAAATATTCCACAGGACATTCCGAATCGATTCTGACTGAAAACTATTCGAACGCTAAAAAGTTCGTTTCAGAAATCGATGCCGCAGCCGTTTACGTGAACGCTTCGACCAGATTCACAGACGGCGGGCAGTTCGGTTTCGGTGCCGAGATCGGAATCAGCACCCAGAGATTCCACGCAAGAGGTCCCGTGGGGCTCAGAGAGCTCACCACGTACAAATTCGTCGTTCTTGGAGAGTATCATGTGAGGGAATGA